The DNA region GGTCAGGGACCTGACACCCACTGTTTCGGCCAAATTGGTGGATGACGCCCCACCACCCCGGAATTGCCGCGCTCGTCCTTCCCCTTGGGAAGGACGAGCGCGCAAAGACACCACAACCCAGTCCCATCCAGTCTTCTCACGCCCTTGCCAGCTTCCTGGCAAGGGTGGCTACATGGCGTCCCTGGAACCTGGCCATGGCCAGCTCGTTCTCGCTAGGCAGGCGACTGCCGTCAGCCCCGGCAATGGTGGAAGCCCCGTAAGGGCTGCCACCGGTTATCTCATCCATTCTCGACTGACGAGTCTCAGAATAAGGCAGTCCTACGATTATCATCCCGTGATGAAGCAGTGTGCTGTGGAAGCTGGTGATGGTCGTCTCCTGGCCGCCGTGCTGCGTATTTGACGAGGTGAACACGCTGCCTATCTTGCCGACGAGAGCGTTTTGGGCCCAGAGGCCCCCGGTCTGGTCCAGGAAATTGCGCATCTGGGCGCACATATTGCCAAACCGAGTGGGAGTCCCAAATATGATGGCATCAGCGTCAGCTAAATCACTGATCTTGGCCACGGGAATGTGGGCAAAAGCCTGCCGTGCCTTCTTAGCGCCCGACTTCTCCAGCACTGCATCAGGCACCAGTTCAGGGACTTGTAACAGTTCTACCTCTGCCCCCTCGACCTCCCTGACCCCAGCAGCTACTGCCTCAGCCATTCTGTAGATGTGGCCATACATGCTGTAGAAGACTACCTTCACCTTCATACTACCCTACCCCCTTTCTTTATCTTGGCAGTTTGCCACTTCGCGGTTGACCCTATTCAGGAG from Chloroflexota bacterium includes:
- the wrbA gene encoding NAD(P)H:quinone oxidoreductase, with amino-acid sequence MKVKVVFYSMYGHIYRMAEAVAAGVREVEGAEVELLQVPELVPDAVLEKSGAKKARQAFAHIPVAKISDLADADAIIFGTPTRFGNMCAQMRNFLDQTGGLWAQNALVGKIGSVFTSSNTQHGGQETTITSFHSTLLHHGMIIVGLPYSETRQSRMDEITGGSPYGASTIAGADGSRLPSENELAMARFQGRHVATLARKLARA